The region aaagggatttgtcagatcacatgacatttttaTGTCTTGGGTAACActgatgtgttgctagatactgaTCACTATTTgttatgttaaatacgtgatttaatatgattgccaatgtcgcgaaaacctatagggtcacacacaaaaggacgaattgatgagagataaagtaaataaggaacactgtaagatacggtgcatttaagtgaattgtagaatatcgtaaggtacgatgcacttaagtagaatacgaaatatggtaaggtaccacgcacttaagtgattttcaatataccataagatatgagccagatacacttaagtggaatttttagcttgcaacccacacacGTGGTTCTATAAATGAACCCTTGTGCATAATCATTTGACTTGATgaaatctctctctctctctctctctctctctctctctctctctctctctcgctctctctctctctctctctctctcgctctctctctctctctctctctctctctctctctctctctctctctctctctctctctctctctctctctctctctctctctctctctctctctctctctctctctctctctctctctctctctctctctctctctctatatatatatatatatatatatatatatatatatatatatatatatatatatatatatatatatatatatatatatatatatatatataaaataacAAATTTGCTATTTGTTAGGAGTGTTTTGCGGGGAGTCGTTAGATGCACTTGTAGTTGAGATTTTCATTATAGTCAAAAAGAGAGTTCTCGTGTGATAAAAAGATTATAGTAGGATTGTTGTTCTCTCAGAATAGTCGGTTGGGATAGATATGATTGGTCCAAAATAAAAACATTAATAAAATCTTAGTCAGCTAACCTATAACTATTATACATCATCATTTCACTTGCTATGTCATATAAAATGAATGAGACGGAAAACTAGacttaaaaaaaatataaaataaagagacacaaataaaaatttaaaattaaagaaCCAAAActcaaaagaataaaaaaaaaaaaatcaaaataacaattaaatcaaattttaaaataattattacAATATTTCTTATAAcaatttaatttataaaatacTTTAAATACTGTAGAATATATTTGTAATTTTAACGAGACTGTAGTAGTTATTTCGGTTTGCTAGAAATAAAGTAAGGAAAAATGAAGTATTGAGGTTGGACTATGACATTTGGCAGAATGACGTTTATTAGAGACATGAAGGCTCTGGAATAGGTTGGAAAATTCTTGAACATAATAACCAACCACCTTTCTCTCCTCCAAACACCATACTAATCCAGAACTTTCTCAGTCTCTCTACATTATACTATATCACTTCTATTTCACTTCATATAGAATCTTCAAGACCCATGTCACATTTACAACCTATAAATACAACACATTAATACTTCAATTTCCAACAAAACTTGTTCACACCAAGTTCCAAACCTCAAGAACAAAAAACACACATTTCTAAGTATGAGTCTGAAACCTCTAAACATGTTACTCGTTCCATTTCTTCTGCTTATTCTCGCGGCTGATTTTCCTTTGAAAGCAAAAGGATCACTACTACCATTCATAGATTCTCCCAACACTCTCTTATCGGATCTCTGGTCTGATCGTTTCCCAGATCCGTTTCGCGTCTTAGAACAAATTCCCTATGGAGTTGAGAAACACGAACCATCCATAACATTGTCACATGCTAGAGTAGACTGGAAGGAAACTCCAGAGGAACATGTGATAATGGTGGACGTGCCTGGGTTGAAAAAAGATGATATAAAGATAGAAGTGGAAGAGAATAGGGTGCTAAGAGTGAGTGGTGAGAGGAAGAAGGAAGAAGATAGAAAAGGAGATCATTGGCACAGAGTTGAAAGATCTTATGGAAAGTTCTGGAGGCAGTTTAAATTACCTGAAAATGTTGATTTGGATTCTGTCAAAGCTAAAATGGAAAACGGTGTTCTTACTTTAACTCTTCATAAGTTGTCGCATGATAAGATTAAAGGTCCTAGAATGGTTAGTATTGTGGAAGAGGATGACAAACCATCTAAGATCGTCAATGATGAGTTGAAATAATTATGTGATTTTAATCATTGTAGTTTTTTTCTTTCTGTGTGATTTGTGAATAAAGGTCATCTAAGATCTTGGTTCTTGTAATAGAAGAATTAGTCACATGTGAGTGATGAATGAGTATGTCCACTGTCCAATGTTGTGAAGGCTTTATTATTAATCTCGTAATGAATAACTTGTTGGCTTTTGTTTGTCTTTTTTACAAGACTTTGAGTTTGTTTGCATTACTTATCTATTGTCCTAACTATTTCTAAGATATTTTAAAAGCTAAGTGTTTCTTTTGCATATTCATTCATCAGACATACATGAGGATGGAGGAGCACTTTAACTTTCATGTTACACACACATTAGATAATAACTTGTGTGCCAAGTTAACTAACCAACAACCTTAAAAGCTAAGTGTAACTAATTTTTTAACTACCTCATATATATATTTAACTAACTTTTCATTGTTTGTTATTTCTCCCTAAAATGAATCTTGATATATGTTGGATCAAGTTTAGTTTGGACATGAGAAAGAAAAATTAACAAAAAGAGACTTGGTAAATAAATTAGTTATTCAATTATGTGAAGAGACAGGTAGGAGCTTTATCAATCCGGCTTGGAAATATTTTGTTGTTTCATGGAAAATGATGTTGGCTTCTATATGTATGCCACTTTGATTTTTACATTATCAAATTGGAAGTTTGACATAGTTTACTTGTAACTCAGACAACATATATAGTCACTACAAGAAAATGAGAAGCTTGTTAGGATTTAACCCTTCACAAAACACAAAATCACTTTGCAATGCACAAAAAATCTCGGggaaatttttcaaaa is a window of Lathyrus oleraceus cultivar Zhongwan6 chromosome 6, CAAS_Psat_ZW6_1.0, whole genome shotgun sequence DNA encoding:
- the LOC127097228 gene encoding 22.7 kDa class IV heat shock protein-like, with translation MSLKPLNMLLVPFLLLILAADFPLKAKGSLLPFIDSPNTLLSDLWSDRFPDPFRVLEQIPYGVEKHEPSITLSHARVDWKETPEEHVIMVDVPGLKKDDIKIEVEENRVLRVSGERKKEEDRKGDHWHRVERSYGKFWRQFKLPENVDLDSVKAKMENGVLTLTLHKLSHDKIKGPRMVSIVEEDDKPSKIVNDELK